In one window of Vulpes vulpes isolate BD-2025 chromosome 1, VulVul3, whole genome shotgun sequence DNA:
- the LOC112931516 gene encoding neurotrophin-4 isoform X2: MLPSASCSLPILFLFLLPSVPMEPQPPPLPLPPFLAPEWDLLSPRVVLSRGAPAGPPLLFLLEAGAFGEPAGSPANRSRRGVSETAPASRRGELAVCDAVSGWVTDRRTAVDLRGREVEVLGEVPAAGGSPLRQYFFETRCKADSAEESSPGASGGGCRGVDRRHWVSECKAKQSYVRALTADAQGRVGWRWIRIDTACVCTLLSRTGRA, from the coding sequence ATGCTCCCCAgtgcctcctgctccctccccatcctcttccttttccttctccccagtgTCCCGAtggagccccagcccccacccttaCCACTACCCCCATTTCTAGCGCCTGAGTGGGATCTCCTGTCCCCCCGAGTAGTCCTGTCCAGGGGCGCCCCTGCCGGGCCCCCTCTGCTGTTCCTGCTGGAGGCCGGGGCCTTTGGGGAGCCAGCAGGCAGCCCTGCCAATCGCAGTCGGCGAGGGGTGAGTGAGACAGCACCAGCAAGTCGCCGGGGAGAGCTGGCTGTGTGTGATGCAGTCAGTGGCTGGGTGACAGACCGCCGGACAGCCGTGGACCTGCGTGGGCGCGAGGTGGAGGTGCTGGGCGAGGTTCCTGCGGCTGGTGGCAGCCCCCTCCGCCAGTACTTCTTTGAGACCCGCTGCAAAGCTGACAGTGCTGAGGAAAGCAGCCCTGGTGCGAGTGGAGGGGGCTGCCGGGGTGTGGACCGGAGGCACTGGGTATCTGAGTGTAAGGCCAAACAGTCCTATGTGCGGGCATTGACTGCTGATGCCCAGGGCCGTGTAGGCTGGCGATGGATTCGGATTGACACTGCCTGTGTCTGCACGCTCCTTAGCCGGACTGGTCGGGCCTGA